Proteins encoded by one window of Cylindrospermum stagnale PCC 7417:
- a CDS encoding helix-hairpin-helix domain-containing protein, giving the protein MNNWLPLNLKLQKLRAKLLNDPYYRLQSGEEIQLAVKLGIRIDANLATVDDWLRLPGLSIHQARSLVELSRSGVKFYCIEDIAAALSIPAQRLAALNALLSFSYYDDDSLDKPALLVNPNTATVEKLAQVPFIDLPLAQAVVETRLAAGPYRNLIDFQQRLELSGEAIAQLMYYLRF; this is encoded by the coding sequence ATGAATAACTGGCTACCTTTGAATCTCAAATTACAAAAACTCCGCGCCAAGCTGCTCAATGATCCCTACTATCGACTACAGTCTGGGGAAGAAATCCAGCTGGCGGTAAAACTGGGCATTCGTATTGATGCAAATCTTGCTACTGTAGATGATTGGCTGCGTCTACCTGGGTTGTCGATTCACCAAGCGCGATCGCTTGTAGAACTTTCACGGTCTGGTGTTAAATTTTATTGTATTGAAGATATCGCTGCGGCTTTGAGTATCCCCGCACAGCGACTGGCAGCCTTAAATGCCCTACTGAGTTTTAGTTATTATGATGACGATTCTCTAGATAAACCGGCGCTGTTAGTCAACCCAAATACAGCCACGGTGGAGAAATTGGCACAAGTTCCCTTTATTGATTTACCTCTAGCTCAAGCAGTGGTGGAAACCCGTCTGGCTGCTGGCCCTTACCGTAATTTGATTGATTTTCAACAACGCTTGGAATTATCAGGGGAAGCGATCGCGCAATTAATGTATTATCTCCGGTTTTAA
- a CDS encoding NINE protein translates to MLTKRKSRSVAAILAFSGTLTISGLHKFYLGQPLWGILYVLLSWTPIPKVASAIEGVWYLAQDEEAFDRHFNLGKSAVKISQQTSNQVGAMANALRELDALRQDGLITEYEFEQKRRQLLDQIS, encoded by the coding sequence ATGTTAACTAAGCGAAAAAGCCGAAGCGTTGCTGCTATTTTAGCTTTTTCTGGCACGCTGACAATTTCAGGATTACATAAATTTTATCTGGGACAGCCGCTGTGGGGAATATTGTATGTACTGCTTTCCTGGACGCCTATCCCCAAGGTAGCTAGTGCTATTGAGGGGGTTTGGTACTTGGCTCAAGATGAAGAAGCTTTTGATCGTCATTTTAATCTGGGTAAGTCGGCGGTAAAAATTTCTCAGCAAACAAGTAATCAAGTGGGAGCGATGGCTAATGCCTTGCGTGAGTTAGATGCTCTTCGTCAAGATGGTTTGATCACTGAGTATGAATTTGAGCAAAAGCGCCGCCAGTTGCTAGACCAGATTTCTTGA
- a CDS encoding DUF1825 family protein — MGFFDSEIVQQEAKQLFEDYQALIQLGNNYGKFDREGKKLFIEQMEAMMDRYRVFMKRFELSEDFMAQMTIQQLKTQLGQFGVTPQQMFEQMNVTLQRMKAELEKQT, encoded by the coding sequence ATGGGATTCTTTGACTCGGAGATAGTTCAGCAAGAAGCTAAACAGCTGTTTGAAGATTATCAAGCGCTGATTCAGCTTGGCAACAACTACGGCAAATTTGACCGTGAGGGCAAAAAGCTGTTTATTGAGCAAATGGAAGCCATGATGGATCGATATCGCGTCTTTATGAAGCGCTTCGAGCTATCAGAAGATTTCATGGCGCAAATGACTATACAGCAGCTCAAAACTCAGCTAGGTCAGTTTGGCGTCACACCGCAACAAATGTTTGAGCAAATGAATGTCACCCTCCAACGGATGAAGGCGGAGCTAGAAAAACAGACCTAG
- a CDS encoding transglycosylase domain-containing protein: MSSRTFEDKEPQLRASSGFEFLKGVGQITGSTLLSITMLASSIVAGGLVGLAISFRNLPDVRQLRNFFPSETSYIYDVKGKLLTSIHGEANREVVPLDRISPNLKRAVLASEDGHFYDHHGINPTGVGRAVVVNWVAGGVKEGGSTITMQLVKNLFLSQKRAFTRKIAEAVLAIRLEQILGKDQILEMYLNQVYWGHNNYGVQTAARSYFNKSAETLTLGESAMMAGLIQAPEEFSPFASMKLAKQKQKEVLRRMLELNWITQSEYDNALKQEIKLGRIRSFQGSALPYVTNTVAQELAKKFGREALLKGGMRVQTTVDARFQEMAEETVGKWHERLRGNGLSRNQIALVAIDPRTHFVKALVGGVDPKVSEFNRATQAQRQPGSSFKPFVYYTAFATGKFAPDTTVFDSPVSYPDGNGRYFPRNYDGSFKGAMSIRTALAQSRNIPVIKLGKSVGMNKVIETCRTLGIMSPMEPVSSLPLGAIGVTPLEMASAYATFANYGWQSPSTVIVRVTDSSGNVLLDNTPKPQLVLDPWASAATIDIMRSVMTEGTGKGAAIDRPSAGKTGTTSSEKDIWFVGTVPQLATAVWVGRDDNRQLASGATGGGMVAPIWRDFMQKAMKGVAVENFKSPSQFPRPKSQ; the protein is encoded by the coding sequence GTGTCGTCTAGGACTTTTGAAGACAAAGAGCCGCAACTTCGGGCTTCATCAGGTTTTGAGTTTTTGAAAGGGGTAGGTCAGATAACTGGCAGTACTCTTTTATCAATCACTATGTTGGCAAGTTCCATTGTAGCCGGAGGACTGGTTGGCCTAGCCATTAGTTTCCGCAATTTGCCAGATGTGAGACAACTACGTAACTTTTTTCCCTCAGAAACTTCATATATCTATGATGTTAAAGGCAAACTCTTAACGAGTATCCACGGGGAAGCTAACCGGGAAGTTGTACCTCTAGATAGAATTTCCCCAAATCTCAAACGAGCCGTATTAGCCAGCGAAGATGGTCATTTCTATGATCACCACGGGATTAACCCCACTGGCGTTGGGCGGGCTGTGGTAGTCAACTGGGTAGCAGGTGGTGTAAAAGAGGGTGGCTCTACCATCACCATGCAGTTGGTGAAAAATTTATTTTTGTCTCAAAAACGTGCCTTTACCCGGAAGATAGCAGAAGCGGTGCTAGCAATTCGGTTAGAGCAAATTCTCGGTAAAGACCAAATTTTGGAAATGTACCTCAACCAAGTTTATTGGGGTCATAACAATTATGGTGTGCAAACAGCAGCACGCAGCTACTTCAACAAGTCAGCGGAAACTTTAACCTTGGGTGAATCAGCCATGATGGCGGGTTTGATCCAAGCACCAGAAGAATTCAGCCCGTTTGCGAGCATGAAGCTGGCAAAACAGAAACAAAAAGAAGTGCTGAGACGGATGCTGGAGTTGAACTGGATCACCCAGTCAGAGTACGACAACGCCCTCAAGCAAGAAATCAAACTTGGTAGAATCAGGTCTTTTCAAGGTAGTGCCTTACCTTATGTTACCAATACCGTGGCTCAGGAGTTGGCGAAAAAATTTGGGCGCGAAGCACTGCTAAAAGGCGGGATGCGGGTGCAAACTACAGTTGATGCCAGATTCCAAGAAATGGCAGAGGAAACTGTCGGTAAGTGGCATGAAAGACTCCGAGGTAATGGGTTATCGAGGAATCAAATCGCTTTGGTGGCAATTGATCCGCGCACACATTTTGTCAAAGCCCTAGTGGGTGGCGTAGATCCTAAAGTCAGCGAGTTCAACCGGGCTACCCAAGCTCAACGTCAGCCTGGTTCTTCTTTTAAACCCTTTGTTTACTATACTGCTTTTGCTACTGGTAAGTTTGCTCCAGATACAACGGTGTTCGATTCCCCAGTTAGCTATCCAGATGGTAACGGTCGGTACTTTCCGAGAAACTATGACGGTAGCTTTAAAGGTGCAATGTCAATTCGCACTGCTCTAGCACAATCGCGCAACATTCCCGTGATTAAGCTTGGTAAGTCTGTGGGGATGAATAAAGTGATCGAAACCTGCCGGACTTTGGGCATTATGAGTCCGATGGAACCTGTATCTTCTTTGCCTCTAGGTGCTATTGGCGTTACCCCCTTGGAAATGGCTAGTGCTTATGCTACCTTTGCCAATTATGGCTGGCAGTCACCATCGACAGTGATTGTCCGTGTGACTGACAGTAGTGGCAATGTGTTGCTAGACAATACGCCTAAACCCCAGCTCGTTCTCGATCCTTGGGCATCAGCAGCAACTATCGATATTATGCGATCGGTAATGACTGAGGGTACTGGTAAGGGTGCCGCCATAGATCGCCCATCTGCTGGCAAGACAGGAACAACCTCCTCAGAAAAGGATATCTGGTTTGTCGGTACTGTGCCACAGTTAGCGACTGCTGTCTGGGTAGGAAGAGACGACAACAGGCAATTAGCTAGCGGTGCAACGGGTGGGGGAATGGTTGCTCCCATCTGGCGTGATTTTATGCAGAAGGCAATGAAGGGTGTAGCGGTGGAGAACTTCAAGTCTCCGAGCCAGTTTCCCCGCCCCAAATCCCAATAA